Proteins co-encoded in one Malus domestica chromosome 09, GDT2T_hap1 genomic window:
- the LOC103411208 gene encoding cyclin-dependent kinase C-2 C-like, with translation MGCISSKRAAATASPCYEYSAAVSHNGSVLLQPSSSSLKKDNSASAATTNNNVSRSKSKAKSKSNSSEFKKSGSKKDPQNHRPGDVSEDRSVVCGRESKKSRKEKEGSYHSHNSHNGGKGSAFSFRLGFSSRSSLEAEQVSAGWPSWLSAAAGEVIYGWIPLKADAYEKLEKIGQGTYSSVFRAKEVETGRIVALKKVRFDNFQPESIRFMAREIMILRRLDHPNIMKLEGIITSRSSNSIYLVFEYMEHDLAGLVASPEIKFSDMQIKCYLRQLLSAVEHCHLRGIMHRDIKASNILVNDDGILKLGDFGLANVVNSKSKQPLTSRVVTLWYRPPELLMGATEYGVSVDLWSVGCVFAELFLGKPILKGRTEVEQLHKIFKLCGSPPEEYWKTSKLPHATMFKPQHTYESSLRERCKEFPTTAVDMLENLLSVEPYKRGTVSSALMSEYFKTKPYACDPSHLPKYPPTKEMDAKIREESQRKKPGIRARETRKPRRVRKALLESNSSAKLAPKEDGQDDHTQSARRMNGGNPLILRAKGGLLRRESNLKPQFDTVSENCELNASLGDSTLSSVQTSAASGFAWAKRGTEDGTQSAVSDGSKSQFSALDANFARSTYDLKQGHRTGRMAIRKLRTFDASELTSTEEPDDTGNNTDYIAEEKRDIEFSGPLLSQPCRIDEHLRRNESHIRHVARRSRFEKEVEPESLQVAL, from the exons ATGGGTTGCATCAGCTCCAAGAGGGCGGCTGCCACGGCTTCTCCTTGTTACGAGTACTCGGCCGCAGTTTCCCACAATGGCTCCGTCCTCCTCCAGCCCTCTTCATCTTCCTTGAAAAAGGACAACTCCGCCTCCGCCGCCACCACCAACAACAACGTCAGCCGATCCAAATCCAAAGCAAAGTCCAAATCGAACTCTTCGGAATTTAAGAAGAGTGGTAGCAAGAAGGACCCCCAGAATCATCGACCGGGCGACGTGTCGGAGGATCGGAGCGTCGTCTGCGGGAGAGAGTCGAAGAAGAGCAGGAAAGAGAAGGAGGGGTCTTATCACAGCCATAATAGTCACAATGGCGGGAAAGGTAGCGCCTTTAGCTTCAGGTTGGGTTTTTCCAGTCGTTCTTCTTTGGAGGCAGAGCAAGTCTCCGCCGGCTGGCCCTCTTGGCTCAGCGCCGCCGCCGGCGAGGTCATTTATGGGTGGATCCCCCTCAAAGCTGATGCTTACGAGAAGTTGGAAAAG ATTGGACAAGGTACATACAGCAGTGTGTTCCGAGCTAAGGAAGTCGAAACTGGGAGGATTGTTGCACTCAAGAAAGTGCGATTTGACAATTTTCAACCAGAGAGTATTAGGTTTATGGCTCGAGAGATTATGATTCTTCGCAGGCTTGATCATCCGAACATCATGAAATTGGAGGGCATAATAACATCTCGATCATCAAATAGCATATATCTCGTATTCGAGTACATGGAGCACGATCTTGCAGGACTTGTAGCTAGTCCCGAGATCAAATTCAGCGACATGCAG ATTAAATGTTATTTGAGGCAGCTATTATCCGCAGTCGAGCACTGTCACTTAAGAGGTATTATGCATCGAGATATCAAGGCCTCGAATATTTTGGTAAACGACGATGGGATTCTAAAGTTGGGAGATTTTGGATTGGCTAATGTCGTTAACTCAAAGAGCAAGCAACCACTGACAAGTCGTGTGGTGACCTTGTGGTACCGTCCTCCTGAACTTTTGATGGGGGCAACTGAGTATGGAGTTTCGGTGGATCTCTGGAGCGTGGGCTGTGTATTTGCAGAACTGTTTCTAGGAAAGCCTATCCTTAAAGGAAGAACCGAG GTCGAACAACTGcacaaaattttcaagctttgTGGTTCGCCTCCTGAAGAATACTGGAAAACGTCAAAGCTTCCTCACGCAACTATGTTTAAACCGCAGCACACTTACGAAAGTTCTCTTAGGGAGAGGTGTAAAGAATTTCCAACTACTGCAGTAGACATGTTAGAGAATCTTCTTTCGGTAGAACCTTACAAACGCGGGACTGTCTCCTCTGCCCTAATGTCCGAG TACTTCAAAACAAAGCCTTATGCATGCGATCCGTCACATTTGCCAAAGTATCCTCCTACCAAAGAAATGGATGCTAAAATTCGGGAGGAATCACAAAG AAAAAAACCTGGTATTCGAGCACGAGAGACAAGGAAACCAAGGAGAGTCCGTAAGGCCTTGCTCGAGTCAAATAGTTCCGCTAAATTGGCACCAAAAGAG GATGGGCAAGACGATCATACTCAATCTGCTCGTAGAATGAATGGTGGTAACCCACTTATCCTGAGGGCGAAAGGAGGGCTTCTGCGCCGCGAATCTAATCTAAAACCGCAATTTGATACAGTTTCGGAGAATTGCGAGTTGAATGCATCACTGGGAGATAGTACATTGTCTTCCGTACAAACCTCAGCAGCAAGCGGTTTTGCATGGGCTAAAAGGGGAACTGAGGATGGTACTCAATCCGCAGTTTCAGACGGCTCGAAAAGTCAGTTCAGTGCACTTGATGCAAATTTCGCACGGAGTACATATGACCTAAAACAAGGACATAGAACTGGCAGGATGGCTATACGAAAGCTTAGAACTTTCGACGCGTCTGAACTTACTAGTACAGAAGAGCCAGATGATACCGGAAACAACACG GATTACATTGCGGAAGAGAAGCGTGACATTGAGTTTTCCGGACCCCTACTATCCCAACCGTGTAGAATCGATGAACACTTGCGAAGGAACGAAAGCCATATACGCCATGTAGCTCGACGATCAAGGTTTGAAAAAG AAGTAGAACCCGAGTCTTTACAAGTTGCCTTATGA